Proteins encoded within one genomic window of Anopheles gambiae chromosome 3, idAnoGambNW_F1_1, whole genome shotgun sequence:
- the LOC1275591 gene encoding protein cup has product MMKFVNSDTTTKSLRHGEQYENCSEMLIEPDMTSLEELDPAILSCGLPAIVLNAEDSAASASAVPTTTTTTTTRRTLRPSLMASFATVGAGANVIRYTVAHLLALRKSPFAHRRPAAIDEPRTAQYPIWSRTGFNHQPDRVRRVSGGGGGGGGDEDLSGAYGRKGNDRQRDNGYNPPRFRRNHEFSNRNHHVIVKSYSGAAGGDPCAGGGHPLGGGGGVGGAMRLQDTIIEEEPEWVAAGPTSRLDTIELRGFDEDMSRNVAESLKTSPVGVKTRGAFFDELLHYEHVHPKHGGGAKHDLSGGPGDGESVVSHSNNGSPPPARSTPTKGDMNNNSMVGHGAHGRKASGGGSSGAAGCSSSGVNVSNFEELMKFDSILGDSGDSNSSSRFSKYYRRGSGVSAGSSGAGGHHYQHHYPGQQQQQHHHVRFALERNTHHYNNGHQQQQQQQHRQAGSGRLPLSALQHPPAGTGEPFFPGGASSTAPNAGDAKSFQRLLEMLAAQNQRMNQQHQQQYLLQLLQNCQETETLRQMLMKKCTLDNAGQQRIPTQAELQQHTQSIMKQALLRKKIAEQSRYLLEQQQQQNGQEPIPAVQQLIQSICPNVQRSLSVLAAGSGSGQHGAGVVEHHAAAAAGGRSDPGAVGGGAVYAGGNRAPMRAPHRRF; this is encoded by the exons ATGATGAAATTCGTAAATTCGGACACGACGACCAAGTCGTTGCGGCACGGTGAACAATATGAAAATTGTTCAGAGATGCTTATCGAACCAg ATATGACATCGCTCGAAGAGCTGGATCCGGCTATCCTGAGCTGCGGCCTGCCCGCCATCGTACTGAACGCGGAGGATTCGGCGGCATCAGCGTCGGCGGTgccaacaacgacaacaacgacgacgacgagaagGACGCTGCGGCCGTCGCTGATGGCCTCGTTCGCCACTGTTGGTGCCGGCGCGAACGTGATCCGCTACACGGTGGCCCATCTGCTGGCGCTCCGGAAGAGTCCGTTCGCGCATCGGCGCCCGGCCGCTATCGATGAGCCTCGCACGGCCCAATATCCGATCTGGAGCCGTACCGGCTTTAACCACCAGCCGGACCGGGTGCGCCGGGTAAGCGggggtggtggcggcggcggcggcgacgaggATCTGAGCGGTGCGTACGGTCGGAAAGGGAACGATCGTCAACGCGACAATGGCTACAATCCGCCAAG ATTTCGACGTAATCATGAGTTTAGCAACCGGAACCATCACGTGATCGTGAAGAGCTACAGTGGCGCTGCGGGGGGCGATCCTTGCGCCGGTGGAGGCCATCCgctgggcggtggtggtggtgttggtggtgcgaTGCGTCTGCAGGACACGATCATCGAGGAGGAACCGGAATGGGTGGCGGCCGGTCCCACCTCCCGTCTCGATACGATCGAGCTGCGCGGGTTCGACGAGGACATGAGCCGCAACGTGGCGGAATCGCTCAAGACGTCGCCGGTCGGTGTGAAGACGCGCGGCGCCTTCttcgacgagctgctgcacTACGAACACGTGCATCCGAAGCACGGCGGCGGTGCCAAGCACGATCTGTCCGGCGGTCCGGGTGACGGGGAGAGTGTCGTATCGCACTCGAACAATGGGTCACCACCGCCGGCACGCAGCACACCGACGAAGGGTGAtatgaacaacaacagcatgGTGGGACATGGTGCCCACGGCCGGAAGGCATCCGGGGGCGGCAGTAGCGGTGCAGCAGGATGTTCCTCCTCCGGTGTGAACGTTTCCAACTTTGAGGAGCTGATGAAGTTCGACTCAATCCTGGGCGATTCGGGCGACTCGAACAGCAGCTCCCGGTTCAGCAAATACTATCGCCGAGGAAGCGGCGTTTCGGCCGGATCGTCCGGTGCGGGAGGACATCATTACCAGCATCACTACcccggacagcagcagcagcagcatcatcacgtTCGTTTCGCACTGGAACGGAACACCCATCACTACAACAACggacatcagcagcagcagcagcagcaacaccggcAGGCCGGTTCGGGTCGTTTGCCGCTGTCGGCCCTCCAGCATCCACCCGCCGGGACGGGCGAACCGTTCTTCCCGGGTGGCGCGTCATCCACCGCACCGAACGCTGGCGATGCAAAGTCCTTCCAGCGGCTGCTGGAAATGCTGGCCGCCCAGAACCAACGCAtgaaccagcagcaccagcagcagtacctgctgcagctgctgcaaaaCTGCCAGGAGACGGAAACGCTGCGCCAGATGCTGATGAAGAAGTGTACGCTCGACAATGCGGGACAGCAGCGCATACCGACGCAGgccgagctgcagcagcacacgcaATCGATCATGAAGCAGGCGCTGCTGCGCAAGAAGATTGCCGAGCAGAGCCGGTACctgctggagcagcagcagcagcagaacgggCAGGAACCGATCCCGGCTGTACAGCAGCTGATACAATCGATCTGCCCGAACGTGCAGCGCAGTCTGTCCGTGCTGGCGGCGGGCAGCGGATCCGGGCAGCATGGCGCTGGAGTGGTCGAACATcatgccgctgctgctgctggtggtagaAGTGATCCGGGGGCAGTTGGTGGTGGCGCTGTTTATGCTGGCGGCAATCGGGCACCGATGAGAGCCCCCCACAGACGTTTCTAA
- the LOC1275593 gene encoding BTB/POZ domain-containing protein 9, with product MSSTEIEQTAVLVEQLAQLCMNADNADVTFTVKGQHLPAHRIILATRSEYFRALLFGALKESKQNEITLHVSVDAFKYLMKYIYTGSLSLKQMKIGDILDTLELAHQYGFIDLQKAIANYLGNVIGMNNVCVILETARLLDLTELSSTCYTFMDENANSIIQSYNFRRISYEALFGLLQRDTFAADEFDIFNAVRDWYLYNADKPSKAMQTNRAEKLYNLVRFTLMSQHELLNVVRSANVLSPNRLLDILAEKEKLTVLPYRAVSCLPERIIDWNKIKWSNSSSGSCSRHGEIDVGNYFKVNGIQVDRRRKGRKFYHQTNYTVRVSVDKERWTKGVTCEAHSPYLTVAHFEISIVRYIRIQHVKDVSEVGVIKAIFYKPNCGCKTGEQSGKM from the exons ATGTCTTCGACGGAAATAGAGCAAACAGCAGTGTTGGTAGAACAGCTTGCTCAGTTGTGCATGAACGCCGACAATGCGGACGTCACCTTTACTGTGAAGGGTCAACATCTGCCAGCGCATCGGATCATCCTGGCGACCAGAAGTGAATATTTCCGGGCCTTATTATTTGGTGCGCTGAAGGAGTCAAAGCAGAATGAGATTACACTGCATGTTTCGGTCGACGCGTTCAAGTATCTGATGAAGTACATCTACACCGGCAGTTTGTCACTGAAACAGATGAAGATCGGCGACATTCTAGATACACTTGAGTTAGCTCATCAATATGGGTTCATCGACCTACAGAAGGCTATAGCAAATTACCTGGGCAATGTTATTGGCATGAACAATGTGTGCGTTATTTTAGAAACGGCTCGTTTACTAGACCTTACCGAACTGTCTTCCACGTGCTACACGTTTATGGACGAGAATGCGAACAGTATCATTCAGTCGTATAACTTCCGTCGCATCTCCTACGAGGCCCTGTTCGGTTTATTGCAGCGGGATACTTTCGCCGCTGATGAATTCGATATTTTCAACGCCGTTCGTGATTGGTATCTATACAATGCTGACAAACCGAGTAAAGCAATGCAGACAAACCGAGCTGAAAAGCTCTATAACCTGGTACGGTTTACGCTGATGTCTCAGCATGAATTGTTGAATGTGGTGCGCAGTGCGAATGTACTGAGCCCCAATCGTTTGCTGGACATATTGGCTGAGAAAGAAAAGCTAACCGTATTACCATATCGTGCTGTATCCTGTT TGCCAGAGCGGATTATAGACTGGAATAAAATTAAGTGGTCTAACTCATCTTCAGGCTCATGTAGCCGACATGGTGAAATCGATGTGGGTAACTATTTCAAAGTCAACGGTATCCAAGTTGATAGAAGGAGGAAGGGAAGAAAATTCTATCACCAAACAAACTATACCGTAAGAGTGTCCGTCGATAAAGAGCGTTGGACCAAAGGCGTCACATGTGAAGCGCACTCACCATATTTAACCGTAGCCCATTTTGAAATAAGTATTGTTCGTTACATTCGCATTCAGCATGTTAAAGATGTGTCTGAAGTTGGAGTAATTAAAGCTATATTTTATAAACCTAACTGTGGCTGCAAGACTGGTGAGCAAAGTGGCAAAATGTAA